One part of the Glycine max cultivar Williams 82 chromosome 14, Glycine_max_v4.0, whole genome shotgun sequence genome encodes these proteins:
- the LOC121173462 gene encoding uncharacterized protein — translation MKRHEFVWEPYTPTVMAALPPICVVGSVAWFAVVPLICFHVVEWHQPNRVLRQFGLQQPIPGCPSLPQNLHDITLKGKQDENWFHLLAPMISQWNNRTEFRVDVYPRQEGLMGYNSDYMVWYRRKTKMFVDPNNANTAALGDVVETLQYMVSPQGQNTWTVHDLVPYVDKLAIISEEQERITEPVSHGLASEREFPAQEFHILQSSVETRGIGRRRELVEAEQYSQQMMERGHGMYYTPVTFSEYPSQMYQYPFEGHHTDTSASEHSFGGVAETQPLFS, via the exons atgaaacgacatgag TTTGTCTGGGAGCCATACACACCAACTGTGATGGCAGCGTTGCCTCCAATTTGTGTGGTTGGAAGTGTAGCCTGGTTCGCGGTGGTGCCACtgatttgtttccatgttgttgagtggcaccaacccaATAGAGTTTTACGGCAATTTGGATTGCAACAACCTATTCCCGGGTGTCCTTCGCTACCGCAGAATCTCCATGACATAACgctcaaaggcaaacaagatGAGAATTGGTTCCACCTGTTGGCCCCAATGATTAGTCAGTGGAACAATCGAACAGAGTTTAGGGTCGACGTTTATCCTCGACAGGAGGGCCTAATGGGTTATAACTCGGACTACATGGTGTGGTATAGGCGtaaaacaaagatgtttgtcgACCCAAACAATGCAAACACAGCTGCATTG GGTGACGTTGTGGAGACTCTAcagtatatggtgtcaccacaaggTCAAAACACATGGACAGTTcatgatctcgtgccttatgtggaTAAGTTAGCGATTATATcagaagagcaagagagaatcacTGAGCCAGTGTCACATGGTCTAGCATCAGAGCGTGAATTTCCAGCACAAGAGTTTCACATtcttcagtcaagtgttgaaactcgggGCATAGGCAGACGAAGGGAGCTTGTTGAAGCGGAAcaatattcccaacaaatgaTGGAGCGTggtcatggaatgtattacacgccagTGACATTTTCCGAATATCCttcacagatgtatcagtatccttttgAAGGTCATCACACTGATACTTCTGCGAGCGAACATTCGTtcggtggtgttgcggaaacacaaCCTCTTTTTTCATGA
- the LOC100809577 gene encoding uncharacterized protein, with protein sequence MRKRGNGLLRILLDDMVGTEVFATREDVLKWARTVAHENGFVAVIMRSDTYTGSRGRTSFVLIGCERSGKYNGRKKEFVRRDTGTRKCGCPFKIRGKPVHGGEGWAVKLICGIHNHELAKTLVGHPYAGRLTDDEKNIIANMTKSNVKPRNILLTLKEHNSSNSTYKTNRYRLPLLDIVGVTPTGMTFSAGFAYLEGERVNNLVWALERFRGLFLRNDRLPVVIVTDRDLALMNAVKVVFPECTNLLCKFHIDKNVKAKCKSLIGQKNAWDYVMDNWGNLVDCPSEQEFPEHLQRVESAHWSLKRILHNSVGDLCSVWDAMNNMMMLQHTEIRASFETSTHVVGHVFKKTLYKRLLGMVSRYALNEISVEFECVRHLKDNLSSCGCVLRTTLGLPYACELQRYDGGSIPLDAVHMHWRRLDFSDQGLCEAEVSIKEEIDRIHKRFEELDVCGKVTFKSKLREFAFPDETSMCPPPTKVKTKGAPKKVMKRSERSTKRDPSYWEYVDAYHLVQNRNTSVRPSASSFKPPKPARMIPMLDQFPPFMHGFIEDVVDVAFASTDVKADGNCGYRSVSALLGMGEECWAMMRNELIKEIGKWSQDYTKIFGGTERYEQLRLSLHVDGFLKVSMDKWMDITDMGYVIAS encoded by the exons ATGAGGAAGAGGGGGAATGGACTACTGAGGATCTTGCTTGATGATATGGTGGGGACTGAG GTCTTTGCAACCCGAGAAGATGTTTTGAAGTGGGCTCGAAcggttgcccatgaaaatggtTTTGTTGCAGTAATTATGAGGTCTGATACATATACTGGTAGCAGAGGAAGaacttcatttgtgttaattgggtgtgaaaggagcgGTAAGTACAATGgtaggaagaaagaatttgttagaagagacaCAGGTACTagaaaatgtggttgtccctttaAGATTCGTGGAAAACCAGTGCATGGAGGTGAAGGTTGGGCGGTGAAGCTAATATGTGGGATTCACAACCATGAATTGGCGAagaccttagttggacatccatatgctgGGAGATTGACAGATGATGAGAAGAATATCATTGCTAATATGACAAAGTCGAAtgtgaaaccaagaaacatcctgctaacgttgaaggagcacaacaGCAGCA acagtacctacaaaacaaataggtacaggCTCCCATTGCTTGACATTGTGGGGGTGACACCAACCGGGATGACTTTCTCggctgggtttgcatatctggagggtgaGCGCGTGAACAATCTTGTATGGGCATTGGAACGGTTTCGAGgcctttttttaagaaacgacCGCCTTCCTGTTGTTATTGTCACAGACAGAGACCTAGCCCTgatgaatgctgtgaaagttgTGTTTCCGGAGTGTACGAATTTGTTGTGCAAGTTTCACATagacaagaatgtgaaggcaaagtgTAAATCGCTAATTGGTCAGAAGAATGCctgggactatgtaatggataactGGGGTAACCTGGTAGATTGTCCTTCGGAACAGGAGTTCCCTGAGCACCTTCAAAG ggttgaatctgctcattGGTCTTTGAAAAGGATATTACATAATAGCGTTGGAGACCtctgtagtgtttgggatgcaatgaacaacatgatgatgCTGCAGCACACTGAAATTAGAGCATCATTcgaaacaagtacacatgtcgtTGGTCATGTTTTTAAGAAAACCTTATACAAAAGGCTTCTGGGAATGGTGTCAAGGTacgctttaaatgaaatttcGGTTGAGTTTGAGTGCGTACGTCATTTGAAAGACAATCTGTCTTCTTGTGGGTGTGTCTTGAGAACCACGCTAGGTCTTCCTTATGCATGCGAGCTACAAAGGTATGATGGTGGCAGCATCCCACTGGATGCAGTCCATATGCACTGGAGGAGACTTGATTTTTCAGACCAGGGGCTATGTGAGGCCGAAGTgagcatcaaggaagagattGATAGAATACATAAAAGATTCGAGGAACTTGATGTTTGCGGGAAAGTTACTTTCAAGAGTAAACTCCGAGAATTTGCGTTTCCCGATGAGAcctctatgtgccctcctccaACAAAGGTTAAGACGAAAGGTGCCCCGAAAAAGGTAATGAAAAGAAGCGAAAGATCGACAAAGCGTGATCCATCttattgggagtatgttgatgcttatcATTTAGTTCAAAACAGAAACACCTCAGTCAGACCCAGTGCATCATCTTTTAAACCACCGAAGCCAGCAAGGATGATCcccatgttggatcaatttccgCCATTTATGCATGGTTTCATTGaggatgttgttgatgtt gcatttgcTTCTACAGATGTGAAAGCGGATGGTAATTGTGGATATCGGTCAGTTTCCGCTTTGTTAGGTATGGGAGAAGAGTGTTGGGCCATGATGCGTAAcgaattgattaaagaaatTGGCAAATGGTCGCAAGACTACACAAAGATCTTTGGTGGCACAGAGAGATATGAACAACTGAGGTTGTCCCTACACGTGGATGGGTTTTTgaag GTTAGTATGGACAAATGGATGGATATAACAGATATGGGATATGTAATTGCGTCATGa